One genomic segment of Paenibacillus sp. FSL H8-0332 includes these proteins:
- a CDS encoding vWA domain-containing protein, giving the protein MLRNERYFSKAKNRLQRILPVLLMILCITVSPYAASRASAASAAPSHIDAVLLIDVSNSMNKSDKNKIANEAMKMFIDMLSTQGDKVGIVAYTDKVQREKALLGIKSAGDKEDLKNFIDGLSRGPYTDLAVGMEEAVKVLENGSDPGHEPMIVMLADGNNDLNEASGRKQSDSDKELKAAVEAAKQKGYPIYTIGLNADGKLNKNILAGLSSETGGKAFTTNSADDLPQILSEIFASHLKLKVVPVPSITANGDYQEVTVNVPNGSVLEANISIMSSKPVTAKLSNPAGKEVAIPSDKVLLSKSSSYTLIKLLSPEEGDWKLQVKGVPKDKIDINLVFNYDLELKLDALPSKSYGKGDTVDISSHLFSNGTEVTESSLYQDMKAVLLATDKDTGQVQEIPLDNSGAEFKGAFEIKDNHEYELKVRAEESSFYRESDVLTINAKTGTVATTPPSAGTPTGEEPAEEKTSNTLYYIIGGIVLLLAAAAAFWVLRSKANRGFVGQLVVEVVDGNTGEKTYPQYKKLAAFRGKFTLHQLLQLAPELKESEKLIFTPGTHDRLLLRGGEGISVERSGRAADTSRGLEMKSGDRVTVSLQTVDKTILLEYLI; this is encoded by the coding sequence ATGCTTCGTAACGAACGTTATTTCAGCAAGGCCAAGAATAGACTGCAGCGCATATTGCCTGTATTGCTCATGATCTTATGCATCACTGTATCTCCATATGCTGCTTCGAGAGCCAGCGCGGCTTCGGCCGCACCCTCACATATCGATGCTGTGCTGCTGATCGATGTCAGCAACTCGATGAACAAGAGCGACAAGAACAAGATAGCCAATGAAGCGATGAAGATGTTCATAGATATGCTGTCCACCCAAGGCGATAAGGTAGGTATTGTGGCCTACACCGATAAGGTGCAGCGCGAGAAGGCGCTGCTTGGCATCAAATCCGCCGGCGACAAGGAGGATCTGAAGAATTTCATCGACGGGCTTAGCCGCGGACCCTACACGGACCTGGCGGTCGGGATGGAAGAGGCGGTGAAGGTGCTGGAGAACGGCAGCGACCCCGGCCATGAGCCGATGATCGTGATGCTGGCGGACGGCAACAATGACCTGAATGAAGCCAGCGGCCGGAAGCAGTCTGATTCCGACAAAGAGCTGAAAGCGGCAGTAGAGGCTGCTAAGCAGAAGGGGTATCCCATATATACCATAGGGCTGAATGCGGACGGCAAGCTGAACAAGAATATTCTGGCCGGACTGTCCAGCGAGACAGGCGGCAAGGCGTTCACCACGAATTCTGCCGATGATCTGCCGCAGATTCTCAGCGAGATTTTTGCCAGCCACTTGAAGCTGAAGGTGGTGCCGGTGCCGTCCATTACGGCAAACGGCGATTATCAGGAAGTTACGGTCAATGTGCCCAACGGCAGCGTACTCGAAGCGAATATTTCCATCATGTCCTCTAAGCCGGTGACCGCAAAGCTCAGTAATCCTGCAGGGAAGGAAGTAGCAATTCCCTCCGATAAAGTGCTGTTATCCAAGTCGTCCAGCTATACGCTGATCAAGCTGCTGTCGCCGGAGGAGGGAGACTGGAAGCTCCAGGTCAAGGGAGTGCCGAAGGACAAGATCGATATTAACCTGGTATTCAACTACGATCTGGAGCTGAAGCTGGATGCCCTGCCCTCCAAGTCTTACGGCAAAGGCGACACGGTGGATATCTCCTCGCATTTGTTCAGCAACGGGACAGAGGTAACGGAGAGCAGCCTGTACCAGGATATGAAGGCTGTGCTGCTGGCTACAGATAAGGACACCGGCCAGGTCCAGGAGATTCCGCTGGATAACTCGGGTGCCGAGTTCAAGGGTGCTTTTGAAATCAAGGATAATCATGAATACGAGCTGAAGGTCCGGGCCGAAGAGAGCAGCTTCTATCGGGAGAGCGATGTGCTGACCATCAATGCCAAGACCGGAACGGTGGCGACTACCCCGCCGTCAGCAGGTACTCCTACGGGCGAAGAGCCTGCTGAGGAGAAGACCTCGAACACGCTGTACTATATCATCGGCGGGATTGTACTGCTGCTGGCTGCGGCTGCCGCATTCTGGGTGCTGCGCAGTAAGGCAAACCGGGGGTTCGTCGGACAACTGGTAGTGGAAGTGGTGGACGGCAACACCGGAGAGAAAACCTATCCGCAGTACAAGAAGCTCGCCGCCTTCCGCGGCAAATTCACCCTGCATCAGCTCCTGCAGCTTGCTCCTGAACTGAAGGAGAGCGAGAAGCTGATCTTCACCCCGGGAACCCATGACCGGCTCCTGCTGCGCGGGGGCGAAGGGATCTCGGTGGAACGCTCGGGGCGTGCTGCTGATACCTCGCGGGGCCTAGAGATGAAGAGCGGGGATCGGGTAACGGTCTCTCTGCAGACGGTAGACAAGACGATTCTATTGGAATATTTGATCTGA
- a CDS encoding tubulin-like doman-containing protein — MKPVVREHIQQLDVSLGGGIVSDKIRVDTIDNPILIIGLGGTGIDALLRLKYQINRRFKLPEDPLSKKKRDKPDNVEFLAFETNEQDRGKKYKGIGLDPQNEFVLLANAEIGGLLQNRSILDSYITDWLSPELSITDGMNGAAGVRQAGRLLLFTKINQVVAAIDKKIKTLSVGTSKKLMVFLLTGLSGGTGSGAFLDITYIVRGIIERDYGAAGIDRVNTLGYLFTPDVNLSNKSLSEHTREYIRKNGYAALKELDYWMNVDSRGERFRQKYGNILSVNSPLPPFNLCHLISATNTEGKLLENAYDYCMNVTAENITNFMASEEKASGEEFAIHDYISNIRTNIAQMNKTYPANYEYNIIGASSAVLPIEEMTTYLAYRLFDKMDKMFHHAPNQEDVEKMARKLGIDLDTMIKTFESRVPEPLPGYQNSERLSHANVVKNQVVSMDTELEQNFLARAREEYIKSKKQLPGEIAGQFGEELERIFLHPEQGPFYVSRLLYTEKGFCILKLIQSYIEALRESLLRLPRDIETAQESAEDKLGDARSAFVSKEKKKNAYIEAKINEYWLHADVERTEQMIQFYEDLYELLNEENSRIYGVFTEILTALSSIFEKNGDILINGEEQADHKGNKTYYWNIVNVPDISATISKVMDQKDGDDLIRDFTREMLKHSGRWVKEQEIDIVRSISEFLSDKFGDLITRSMEDFLVMKYGHEEPLDKFVERIIAGRLDEDAVPIFHLSNSSGSLHFPSWGFVSVPVKAPGILKGVRNYQNNALGKSQFTIKESQVKNRIFWLNTRNGVPLFVYTPLRVFEENYERTILDKEGIGRHLVMTDKDNWTYLPSPIPEKSWGDTYVNPRVRDYNARVRADFGRALESGVIIEKGVDENTSSRFSVIFTKPLDLGKLLGAYDLQLDAPRPNLGEVRKAAEELKALRTGGLEREAVKDIFGSINLELAQENLIRSPQLIARVREELAKYDALAAKSQELEALVHQHLDEDKWLDQFIEALYTDTIAKKGALYVYDRDEDEDAWEPFANLMKERSYVEYAVYRHFRELDEKSRSLLLRKAARRAGEMTAAEDVTPLLYKLEGMYVSFLEARDSLEYERVEHANGDEMYGFYKSLTGKLGSIRRKLK, encoded by the coding sequence ATGAAACCGGTAGTAAGAGAACATATTCAACAGCTGGATGTATCGCTTGGCGGAGGGATCGTCAGCGACAAGATTAGAGTGGATACCATCGACAATCCGATCCTCATTATTGGGCTTGGCGGCACGGGCATCGATGCCCTGCTGCGGCTCAAATACCAGATTAACCGCCGCTTCAAGCTGCCTGAAGATCCGTTGTCCAAGAAGAAGCGGGATAAGCCCGACAACGTGGAGTTCCTGGCGTTCGAGACCAATGAACAGGACCGCGGCAAAAAATACAAGGGCATCGGCCTCGACCCGCAGAATGAATTCGTGCTGCTGGCCAATGCCGAGATCGGCGGACTGCTGCAGAACCGCAGCATCCTGGATTCTTACATTACAGACTGGCTGTCGCCGGAGCTGAGCATCACAGACGGCATGAACGGAGCCGCCGGGGTGCGCCAGGCCGGACGCCTCCTCTTGTTCACGAAGATCAACCAGGTGGTTGCCGCTATCGATAAGAAGATCAAGACGCTGTCTGTCGGCACCAGCAAGAAGCTCATGGTCTTCCTGCTCACCGGTCTGTCCGGCGGAACCGGCAGCGGGGCGTTCCTGGATATTACCTACATCGTGCGCGGTATTATTGAACGTGACTACGGCGCAGCCGGGATCGACCGTGTCAATACGCTGGGTTATCTGTTCACACCGGACGTCAATTTGTCCAACAAAAGCCTCAGCGAGCATACCCGCGAGTATATCCGCAAGAACGGGTATGCCGCGCTCAAAGAGCTGGATTACTGGATGAACGTGGACAGCCGGGGCGAACGCTTCCGCCAGAAATACGGCAATATTCTGAGCGTCAACTCGCCGCTGCCGCCGTTCAATCTCTGTCATCTGATCTCCGCAACCAATACGGAAGGCAAGCTGCTGGAGAATGCCTACGATTACTGCATGAACGTGACGGCTGAGAACATCACCAACTTCATGGCCAGTGAAGAGAAGGCCTCCGGCGAGGAATTCGCCATCCATGACTATATCAGCAACATCCGCACGAATATTGCCCAGATGAACAAGACCTATCCTGCCAACTATGAATACAACATTATCGGAGCATCCTCGGCCGTGCTGCCGATTGAGGAAATGACAACCTACCTGGCCTACCGCCTCTTCGACAAAATGGACAAGATGTTCCATCACGCCCCGAATCAGGAGGATGTGGAGAAGATGGCGCGTAAGCTCGGCATTGATCTTGATACGATGATCAAGACGTTCGAGTCCCGTGTGCCGGAGCCGCTGCCGGGCTATCAGAACAGCGAGCGCCTTAGCCATGCGAATGTGGTCAAGAATCAGGTCGTCAGCATGGATACGGAGCTGGAGCAGAACTTCCTGGCCCGTGCGCGTGAGGAATATATCAAATCCAAGAAGCAGCTTCCAGGCGAGATTGCCGGACAGTTCGGCGAAGAGCTGGAACGCATCTTCCTGCATCCCGAGCAGGGGCCGTTCTATGTGTCGCGGCTGCTGTACACCGAGAAGGGCTTCTGCATCCTGAAGCTGATCCAGTCTTATATTGAAGCGCTGCGCGAGAGTCTCTTGCGCCTGCCGCGTGATATTGAGACCGCACAGGAGAGTGCAGAGGATAAGCTGGGCGATGCGCGGAGCGCTTTTGTGTCCAAAGAGAAGAAGAAGAATGCCTATATTGAAGCCAAAATCAATGAATACTGGCTACATGCCGATGTGGAGCGCACCGAGCAGATGATCCAGTTCTATGAAGATCTGTATGAGCTGCTGAATGAAGAGAACAGCCGGATCTACGGTGTGTTCACCGAGATTCTGACCGCGCTCAGCTCGATCTTCGAGAAGAACGGCGACATTCTGATTAACGGCGAAGAGCAGGCAGATCACAAGGGCAACAAAACCTACTACTGGAATATCGTCAATGTGCCGGATATTTCGGCAACCATCTCCAAGGTGATGGACCAGAAGGACGGCGACGATCTGATCCGTGATTTCACGCGCGAAATGCTGAAGCATTCTGGACGCTGGGTCAAAGAGCAGGAGATTGATATCGTCCGTTCGATCTCTGAATTCCTCAGCGACAAGTTCGGGGATCTGATTACCCGCTCGATGGAGGATTTCCTGGTGATGAAATACGGGCACGAGGAGCCGCTGGATAAGTTCGTGGAGCGGATTATTGCCGGACGTCTGGATGAGGATGCGGTACCGATTTTCCACCTCAGCAACAGCTCTGGCAGTCTGCACTTCCCGTCCTGGGGCTTCGTCTCTGTGCCGGTGAAGGCGCCGGGGATTCTGAAGGGTGTGCGGAATTATCAGAACAATGCACTCGGCAAATCGCAGTTCACGATCAAGGAGAGTCAGGTGAAAAACCGGATTTTCTGGCTGAATACACGCAACGGGGTACCGCTGTTCGTATACACGCCGCTGCGGGTTTTCGAGGAGAACTATGAACGGACCATCCTCGATAAAGAGGGTATTGGACGCCATCTCGTGATGACCGACAAGGACAACTGGACCTATCTGCCTTCACCGATCCCGGAGAAGTCATGGGGCGATACTTACGTGAATCCGCGCGTCCGTGATTATAATGCCAGAGTGCGTGCAGATTTCGGCCGGGCGCTGGAGTCCGGTGTGATTATAGAGAAGGGTGTAGATGAGAACACCAGCAGCCGCTTCTCGGTGATCTTCACGAAGCCGCTGGATCTGGGCAAGCTGCTGGGCGCTTATGATCTGCAGCTGGATGCGCCGCGTCCGAATCTGGGTGAAGTGCGCAAGGCTGCTGAAGAGCTCAAAGCGCTTCGCACAGGAGGTCTTGAACGCGAAGCCGTGAAGGATATCTTCGGCAGCATTAATCTGGAGCTGGCCCAGGAGAACCTGATCCGTTCCCCGCAGCTCATCGCCCGTGTCCGTGAGGAGCTGGCGAAATATGATGCGCTGGCAGCCAAGTCACAGGAGCTGGAGGCGCTGGTGCATCAGCATCTGGATGAAGACAAATGGCTGGACCAGTTCATTGAGGCGCTGTACACCGATACCATCGCCAAAAAAGGTGCGCTCTATGTCTATGACCGTGACGAGGACGAGGATGCCTGGGAGCCGTTCGCCAATCTGATGAAGGAACGCAGCTATGTGGAGTATGCCGTCTACCGCCATTTCCGTGAGCTGGATGAGAAAAGCCGCAGTCTCCTGCTCCGCAAGGCAGCGCGCCGGGCCGGAGAAATGACCGCAGCCGAAGATGTAACTCCGCTGCTGTATAAGCTGGAAGGGATGTATGTCTCGTTCCTGGAGGCACGTGACTCTCTGGAATATGAGCGGGTAGAGCATGCCAACGGAGATGAAATGTACGGCTTCTACAAGAGCCTGACCGGCAAGCTTGGCAGCATCCGCAGAAAGCTGAAGTAG
- a CDS encoding transcription initiation factor TFIID gives MIRDQALQYAEQYAAQEEAQHNKGDGRSSIHYPALFLFLGDKVTPAIGPVLERCQRKWDNAGGVMALHAGSHNGSGSTQEKEGVKGRIGSGNSSVHERVMHMTLPDTAGRDPRTVRRELYREFHEDSQYLAGMNRTLRQLSNSIADYGRLYSSFDVIHLSVITRVDDPQNVLLPEIVLLARAILSQSFKSVQIDLYALINEREQGDNFGYSSSVGLAFLRELDGMQAAEYALSAPLLVTEEGLSIPVTHGPAPLFDLVYLLSDKNERGLMSVHGMDDNYEIIAHISLLKNRVRPAADQASGHGGYNNMTFKSGIRGSTGRQGYASAGFSAVRRPNRQIALAVLYHALHYLSGRLRTGHTRSLKERQAMLGLGADTLRDRAAELLPEQSALAEMTGLMSHGRPSYSQLRMLSLREAEELLFGEGAQAYFRSNFAEVSARRAAGIDPAREWAGVLAAGEAGASPVTFYQLAEWTSEKTGEGSVLQALRQHMGGLRSALLSAQEELERLYAESVERQPFQRVPLLDKRTVRNFIHYLFESVYGKKYEILLLESELALCLRYDAALEQLHADSRTKVAAMDALEEELHSVALVSIGRSKETVDQNIMEYYRSVTDEVMKDIETRRGAGIFFSERFMGSLSGLLVHGGGQTVAERLIELCRRELLTAGPFTLPFEEELLRRANVAAAYENRDIVSKEELFKQLYRSLEEEAAMNVRLFEYTQEHRHEEKYFFGDSSSEFLRYAFSADETTRIYRLGFVHEQRRSGVEKLNLMGGFHLEDLLYHRNGKVYYETYAGNGYQLHGLEEEQLPEMR, from the coding sequence ATGATCAGAGATCAGGCCTTACAATATGCGGAGCAATACGCTGCCCAGGAGGAAGCGCAGCATAATAAGGGGGATGGGCGCAGCAGTATCCATTACCCTGCGCTGTTCCTGTTCCTTGGCGATAAGGTGACCCCGGCCATCGGTCCGGTGCTGGAACGCTGCCAGCGCAAATGGGACAATGCAGGCGGCGTCATGGCACTGCATGCCGGTTCGCATAACGGCAGCGGCAGTACGCAGGAGAAGGAGGGGGTCAAGGGGCGGATCGGCAGCGGAAACAGCAGTGTCCATGAACGCGTGATGCACATGACCCTGCCGGATACGGCAGGGCGTGATCCGCGTACGGTTCGGCGTGAGCTGTACCGTGAATTTCATGAGGATAGCCAGTATTTGGCCGGAATGAACCGGACGTTGCGTCAGTTAAGCAACAGCATAGCGGATTACGGAAGGCTGTATTCTTCTTTTGACGTCATCCATCTATCTGTCATTACACGGGTCGATGACCCGCAGAATGTTCTGTTGCCGGAGATCGTGCTGCTGGCCCGCGCAATTCTCAGCCAGTCGTTCAAGTCGGTACAGATTGATTTGTACGCGCTGATTAACGAACGTGAGCAGGGGGATAACTTCGGCTATTCCAGCTCGGTCGGGCTGGCCTTTCTGCGTGAGCTGGACGGGATGCAGGCGGCAGAGTATGCCTTAAGCGCTCCGCTGCTGGTGACGGAGGAGGGGCTGTCCATTCCCGTGACACATGGCCCTGCTCCGCTGTTCGACCTGGTTTATCTGCTCTCGGACAAGAACGAGCGCGGACTGATGTCGGTCCATGGCATGGACGACAATTACGAGATTATCGCCCACATCAGCTTGCTGAAGAACCGGGTCCGGCCTGCGGCCGATCAGGCCTCCGGGCACGGCGGCTACAATAATATGACGTTCAAAAGCGGCATCCGAGGCAGCACAGGCAGACAAGGCTACGCGTCTGCCGGCTTCTCGGCGGTGCGGCGGCCGAACCGCCAGATTGCGCTGGCGGTGCTGTACCATGCACTGCATTATCTGTCCGGGCGGCTGCGTACAGGCCATACCCGGAGTCTTAAGGAGCGGCAGGCGATGCTTGGCCTTGGAGCGGATACCCTGCGGGACCGCGCGGCGGAATTGCTGCCGGAGCAGTCCGCTCTCGCGGAGATGACCGGGCTGATGAGCCACGGACGCCCGTCCTATTCACAACTGCGGATGCTCTCGCTGCGCGAGGCTGAGGAGCTGCTGTTCGGGGAAGGGGCGCAGGCTTACTTCCGCAGTAATTTTGCGGAGGTGTCTGCTCGTAGGGCTGCCGGGATTGATCCGGCCCGGGAGTGGGCCGGAGTGCTGGCTGCCGGGGAAGCGGGAGCCTCCCCGGTCACCTTCTACCAGCTGGCGGAATGGACCAGCGAGAAGACGGGTGAGGGCAGCGTGCTGCAGGCCTTGCGCCAGCATATGGGCGGATTGCGTTCCGCTCTGCTCTCCGCGCAGGAGGAGCTGGAGCGGCTCTATGCGGAGAGCGTGGAGCGCCAGCCGTTCCAGCGGGTGCCGCTGCTGGACAAACGGACGGTGCGCAATTTCATTCATTACCTGTTCGAGTCCGTCTACGGCAAGAAGTATGAGATTCTGCTGCTGGAGAGCGAGCTGGCCCTCTGTCTCCGCTATGACGCTGCACTGGAGCAGCTGCACGCAGACAGCAGAACGAAGGTTGCGGCGATGGACGCTTTGGAGGAGGAGTTGCACAGCGTGGCCCTCGTCAGCATCGGCCGCAGCAAAGAGACCGTGGATCAGAACATCATGGAGTATTACCGCAGTGTGACGGATGAGGTCATGAAGGACATCGAGACCCGGCGCGGTGCGGGGATCTTCTTCAGCGAGCGGTTCATGGGCAGTCTCTCCGGACTGCTGGTGCACGGAGGCGGCCAGACGGTGGCCGAGCGGCTGATCGAGCTGTGCCGCCGGGAGCTGCTTACGGCGGGGCCGTTCACGCTTCCGTTCGAGGAAGAGCTGCTGCGGCGCGCTAATGTTGCAGCCGCTTACGAGAACCGGGACATCGTCTCCAAGGAGGAGCTGTTCAAGCAGCTCTACCGCAGTCTGGAGGAGGAGGCGGCGATGAATGTCCGCCTGTTCGAGTATACGCAGGAGCACCGCCACGAAGAGAAGTACTTCTTCGGCGACAGCTCCTCCGAATTCCTGCGCTATGCCTTCAGTGCAGACGAGACCACCCGCATCTACCGGCTCGGCTTCGTGCATGAGCAGCGCCGCAGCGGCGTGGAGAAGCTGAACCTAATGGGCGGCTTCCACCTGGAAGACCTGCTCTACCACCGCAACGGTAAGGTCTATTACGAGACATATGCCGGCAACGGATACCAGCTTCACGGTCTGGAAGAGGAGCAGCTGCCGGAGATGAGATGA
- a CDS encoding helix-turn-helix domain-containing protein — MRSNKLYDEQRIKVAQEAINGTKVSFLARKYSVSPSTIANWVKFYKERFGEEATPSVQERIEDAERVQDLETKMETAIKLLGEKDLEIELLRELLKKANPAYKTNSNWPTKR; from the coding sequence ATGAGAAGCAACAAGTTGTATGACGAACAGCGGATCAAAGTAGCCCAAGAAGCGATCAATGGAACCAAGGTTTCCTTCCTGGCCCGAAAGTATTCCGTCTCTCCCAGCACCATTGCCAATTGGGTGAAGTTCTACAAAGAACGATTTGGAGAAGAGGCCACTCCGTCCGTCCAAGAACGGATTGAAGATGCGGAGCGTGTCCAAGATCTGGAGACGAAGATGGAGACGGCCATTAAGTTATTGGGTGAAAAGGATCTGGAAATCGAACTGCTGCGTGAACTCTTAAAAAAAGCCAACCCCGCTTACAAGACAAACTCGAACTGGCCGACGAAGCGATAA
- a CDS encoding IS3 family transposase: protein MVLRIVEVQPSTYYAHKKRFLGLWSAPDAVVTSGRPIPAYSLTTGGLRVSDLQIEEWLSELVEGEENGYGYRNLAYALSVQQGLILNHKKAYRLCKKLGLLQKKPVRNLKYPRRLARNRVVTGPNQLWQIDIKYGYIHGYDRFFFIFDMIDVFDRCIVGYHVGASCTAKQVCATLREALGRRLQPGDPSPVIRSDNGPQFLSDVFGELCAETQRPLEHERIPPKTPNMNAYIESFHSILERDLYTKRYFETFEEAYEAVAVYINFYNERRFHGSLQRMSPKQYHAAWKAGKLKPIEIKL from the coding sequence CTGGTTCTACGTATCGTGGAGGTTCAACCTTCCACCTATTATGCGCATAAAAAACGTTTCCTGGGGCTTTGGAGTGCCCCGGATGCGGTCGTGACTTCGGGTCGTCCGATCCCCGCCTATTCCCTCACTACCGGCGGTCTGCGGGTCAGTGACCTACAGATCGAGGAGTGGCTGAGTGAGCTGGTAGAGGGCGAGGAGAACGGCTATGGCTACCGGAACCTGGCGTATGCCCTATCGGTCCAGCAGGGCTTAATCCTCAACCACAAGAAGGCGTACCGGCTGTGCAAGAAGCTCGGATTGCTTCAGAAAAAGCCGGTGAGGAACCTAAAATACCCTCGACGTTTAGCGCGAAATCGAGTGGTCACCGGCCCCAACCAACTCTGGCAGATTGACATTAAATATGGATACATTCATGGCTACGACCGCTTCTTTTTTATCTTTGATATGATTGATGTGTTTGACCGCTGTATCGTCGGCTACCACGTGGGCGCGAGCTGTACAGCGAAGCAAGTCTGTGCCACGTTAAGGGAGGCGCTGGGCCGACGTTTACAGCCTGGAGATCCCTCACCGGTGATCCGTTCCGATAACGGCCCGCAATTCCTAAGCGACGTCTTTGGCGAGCTGTGTGCGGAAACGCAGCGTCCTCTGGAGCATGAGCGGATTCCTCCAAAAACGCCGAATATGAACGCCTACATTGAGTCGTTTCACAGTATTTTGGAGAGAGATTTGTACACGAAAAGGTACTTTGAAACGTTTGAAGAAGCCTATGAAGCGGTCGCAGTTTATATTAATTTTTACAACGAGCGCCGTTTTCATGGCAGTTTGCAGCGCATGAGCCCCAAGCAATACCACGCCGCATGGAAAGCAGGCAAGCTAAAACCGATAGAAATAAAGCTGTAA
- a CDS encoding VWA domain-containing protein: MQRKINLLLLLFSLLGAGVAFVLGELLLDRRPYDLPQMVLVGIYFAIVALCVGIGALVAETISPRLNGQSWKLRYLGTSWKMFPLMVVLLLGVGTLTEFVYELNFGGSKPVKNVVMVIDDSGSMSQSDPSDRRYAAAKNLVQQLKKDNKVAVVTFSNEASVVQPLLPLSKAANREKVMEVISSLKTTEGGTNISGALAEAMKVIHEDGADRGAMVILLSDGVSQFNTSTELTDYVARGIKVNTIGLALDDPSGASLLQNIASGTGGQYYDVADANRLGDVFQQIYDRLGDRTLLTERSDQTADSPYYAVVRVLALMLLGTALGLGLGIVFDNRHLARSFSIGGAVSGLIAGLILESGLNGDTLWDPMTRLMALLVLAAILTLFTYIVPVGEGRLSRRGRAAGAANAPADSVHSPRRNRGSKGF, from the coding sequence ATGCAGCGAAAAATCAATCTGCTCCTGCTGCTGTTCAGTCTGCTCGGCGCGGGTGTAGCGTTTGTGCTCGGTGAGCTGCTGCTGGACCGCAGGCCGTATGATTTACCTCAGATGGTGCTGGTCGGCATTTATTTTGCCATCGTGGCCTTATGTGTTGGAATAGGCGCTTTGGTCGCAGAGACGATCTCGCCGAGGCTGAACGGACAGTCCTGGAAGCTGCGTTACCTGGGCACCTCGTGGAAAATGTTCCCGCTCATGGTCGTGCTGCTGCTTGGCGTGGGCACGCTGACCGAGTTCGTGTACGAGCTGAACTTCGGCGGCAGCAAGCCGGTTAAGAATGTCGTCATGGTGATCGATGATTCCGGCAGCATGTCGCAGAGCGACCCGTCAGACCGACGCTACGCGGCGGCCAAGAATCTGGTGCAGCAGCTCAAAAAAGACAACAAAGTCGCTGTAGTCACCTTCAGCAATGAAGCTTCCGTGGTCCAGCCGCTGCTCCCGCTCTCCAAAGCGGCGAACCGTGAGAAGGTTATGGAGGTCATCAGCAGTCTGAAGACAACTGAAGGCGGAACGAATATCAGCGGCGCGCTGGCCGAAGCGATGAAGGTGATTCATGAAGACGGCGCGGACCGCGGGGCGATGGTTATTCTTTTATCCGACGGCGTCAGCCAGTTCAATACCTCTACGGAGCTGACAGATTATGTGGCGCGTGGAATAAAAGTGAATACAATCGGGCTGGCCCTGGATGATCCATCCGGCGCAAGTCTGCTCCAGAATATCGCCAGCGGTACCGGCGGACAGTATTATGATGTGGCCGATGCGAACCGGCTTGGCGATGTATTCCAGCAGATTTATGACCGTCTGGGAGACCGGACACTGCTAACCGAACGCAGCGACCAGACCGCGGACAGCCCTTATTATGCTGTGGTGCGTGTGCTGGCCTTGATGCTGCTCGGCACGGCGCTGGGTCTGGGCCTTGGCATTGTGTTCGATAACCGCCATCTGGCCCGGAGCTTCAGTATCGGGGGCGCGGTATCGGGACTTATTGCGGGGCTGATTCTGGAATCCGGCCTGAATGGCGATACACTCTGGGACCCTATGACCCGGCTGATGGCGCTGCTCGTTCTGGCGGCCATTCTCACCTTGTTCACGTATATCGTGCCTGTAGGGGAAGGGCGCTTGTCGCGCCGGGGAAGAGCTGCCGGAGCTGCTAATGCGCCGGCGGACAGTGTTCATTCACCCCGCCGTAACCGCGGCAGTAAAGGGTTCTAA
- a CDS encoding beta-mannanase has protein sequence MKYAEADAGAPVITEVVSRVEDRFCTLRWRWPDGVQAVYIHKASAEAPDSQEHPPPGMKLYTREEYKANNGYRDRLDEIGMVAYTIYVRLSGNGETLLVRQQDGGNRALVSAGKARIYYAVQHKKGLFSKLKTVQMTITAEVPVPKEVLCYVKKRDAHPSSKEDGARFPFVQDFAPGRNQLPPIEVGKDDFIRIFFTDGPKYGTYYELVPE, from the coding sequence ATGAAGTACGCCGAGGCAGACGCTGGAGCACCGGTGATTACCGAAGTTGTATCCAGAGTGGAGGACCGGTTCTGTACGCTGCGCTGGCGCTGGCCGGACGGTGTACAGGCGGTATATATTCATAAGGCCTCTGCGGAGGCACCGGACAGTCAGGAGCATCCGCCCCCGGGCATGAAGCTCTATACGCGTGAAGAGTACAAAGCGAATAACGGGTACCGGGACCGGCTGGACGAGATCGGGATGGTGGCTTATACCATTTACGTGCGGCTTAGCGGTAATGGGGAGACGCTGCTGGTCCGCCAGCAGGATGGCGGTAACCGGGCGCTCGTCAGCGCGGGCAAAGCGAGGATCTACTACGCGGTCCAGCACAAAAAAGGGTTGTTCAGCAAGCTGAAAACCGTGCAGATGACGATTACTGCCGAGGTGCCGGTGCCGAAGGAAGTGCTCTGCTACGTCAAAAAGCGGGATGCGCACCCATCCTCCAAGGAGGACGGCGCAAGGTTCCCGTTCGTCCAGGACTTCGCTCCCGGGCGGAACCAGCTCCCGCCGATTGAGGTCGGCAAGGACGACTTTATCCGTATTTTTTTCACCGATGGGCCTAAATACGGGACGTATTATGAGCTGGTTCCCGAGTGA